GTAATTCAGCGTATCCTTTTTTATTAGTAGATACGCCATTTTTTTCAAATTCAATAGATGAGTATGTAACTCCATTTTCAGTTCTTTCTGTGATTTTAAAATTATCAATAGTAAAAAGTAAATTCATAACGTTACTTTTTACCTGGTTGAATTCAACAGAAAAGTTTTTTCCTTTTCGGTTTACTTGTGCAGAGCTGTTAAGCCCCATAAAGCAAAGTGCACTAATGACGATTATCGTCATAAATTTAAAGTGTAAATAATTTTTTTTCATAATGTTTTAGAGTTTGGTGTAATTAAATTTTAATTTATATTCATTTTTGTTTGTATTATTTTAATATTAATTTTCTTGTTATAGTTTTATCATTTGTAGTAAGTATACAGTGGTAAATACCTGCTTTATATTTTTCGGCGTTAAATGTTAATGAATAATTTCCGGCAGGTTTATTTAAATCATTTGCAAGCGTTTCTATTTCTTGTCCAAAAGTATCGAATACTTTTATTTTTACATTACTGGTTTTCTCAATACTATAATTAATAGTTGTTGAATAAGTAAATGGATTCGGGAAACAAGTCATTGCATTATTACCAATATTCACATCATTAATAGATAAGCTGGATATAGCAATAGGTGGGAAAAGAATATAATCAATCCACGCGCAATCATCTCCATTTGACATGGAATAATCTTTAATATACGACCATTTGAAAGTAGTTGTCCCTGGTGTTACCGGGAATACCTGGCGTGTCCATCCCATTTCGCCTGACCAAGAGCCTGCTTCAACATCATTGATATAAAATTTTAAAAAGTCATAATTACTTTCTGATGATACTTTTGCATAGAAAGAAATACTGTCGTCAGCAAGAACATTAAATGTAATACTTATGTCTGAATTTTCCTGATTCGGAATAGTTCCTGATTTTGCAGAATAAATTCCTTCGTAAGGTAATGTATTTAAAATAACCCATGGATATGTACTTTGTTCCCAATCAAATTTTGTAATATCGCCTGTTTCCCAGTCTTCATCAACAATTCCAATCATTAAATTAAATGGTTTTTGTGCTGAGTATAACCCTGATGTTAGAGTATTATTTAATGATAATATACTTCCATTAACAGCTGTTGGGTTAACCGTTATATTAAATGTTGCATTTGAAGCTCCTGAAATAGCATTTAGTGTCCCAAGGTTTGTATTTGCATTGATAATTGTAGCATCACCTTCACTCAAAGATAAATTGCTAAATGAATTTATTGCATCGGAATGTCCAATATTTGTAGATGAAATAATAATATTGGCATTTTCTCCAATATCAAGTCTTCCATTGCCATTGCCTGTTGCATTATCATCAATAGTTATATCCCCTATTGAAAGCAAAGGTGCGTTTAAAACAACATTAAATGATACGTTCCATGTATTGCTTCCATCAGTAACTACAATAGTAAAGTGTACGATATGCTGGTCGGGAACATAATTGGCTACAGTAAATGCAAATGCATTATTTTGAGTAGAAGATAATCCATTAGTAATAGTGCCCCACGTAGCTGTACTATCAGTAATAGTTATATATGTATCGTTTGTTCTAAGTTTTGCTGTAACATTTGATGCTATTGCTTGGCCAACATTTTGAAGTGTTATATCAAGTGTAATGTTTTCACCAAAATCAGCAAGACCGTTATTATTACCTGTTGCATCATGTAGTGTATTACTTGTATAAATCACATATGGGCCAGTTGGAGAAGCAACATCTAATGAGTCAATAAATGGAGCTCTGTTTTGTTTTGTAGCAACAATATACGCTTTACCGGGTATTGTAAAAGGATCTATATTAATTGTAGCAACGCCATTGGAATCGGCTAATGCAGCGCCATGTAAAACATTTGCCATTGAAACAGCAACATAAGCCCAGGGTTCAGTATTAACCGTAAAACTTGATGAACCAAGCGGAATAAGTGGAGTATAACTTGCATCTAATTGAGCGGGTACACCAAAATAAATCATAAGAGAAGGGTCACCCATCAGGTGATATATTTCCCAATAATATTCAGCTTCACTTGAGCCCGATTGAGTAACAGCAAGGTTTCCTGCAAATACCATTTGATCTTGCGAAGCATACCATTCGCTGCGTGCTTCACTATGGTCATGAAATGTTCTGTCGTAAGCACCCAGTGAAGTTGCGCTATAGGTTGGGTTAACAACAACGGTTTTATAACCTGTTCCCCACCAGAAATCTTCATCCCAAGTAGTAGTGTTTGATCCTCCAATATAGCCAACAGCTCCTTTGTTGCTTGCACGTAAGAGTTCTTCTCCAAAACAGTCGCCATCAAACGTATTCGTTAAACAACAGTTTCCTACCATTAATGGATATTTATGTGCATTAGCTAAACTGGCAATTTGTGAAATAGAAAATTGCGGATCGTACCATCCATCAGAGCTTCCGTGTGCTGTATAATTTGCATAACATACTCCGTCGCTTATATTTTGTCTTATAGTAGTTGCACTGCTTCCGGATACGGAATATAAATAAGTGCTTGATGTTAGTCCATGTGCAATATTAAAATATGTTGAAGTACCATAATTGATTTGTCCGTCGCCATGTAATGGACCGTAAGTAGCGTCTTGTCCTGCAATCATTACACATTTTCCAAGATAAGAGGGATCGGGCATTAAGTATTGTTCATACTCCAAAGTTTTATCAATTTGTGGTTGTAGTTGAACGGTTGTAGATGCTGAAAACCTTCCGTAATATATTTCAGGAAGATAATCACCGGTGTATTCGCAATAATATAAATCAGAAACATGAGAGCCTGTATTGCCTGAGAATGAAGGGATTTCAGCAACATCACCTACAAGTAAAACAAATGAAGGAGCCGGGTCAGATGGAGTTGCATTATCATATAAATTTTTTAAATAATTTTTTATTGAAGTTGTAGTTGTCCCAACCTGTGAATCGTTGGTATAAGCTTCAATGACCTTAAATCCTTTTTTTGTTTTCCATTGAATGAAAGGTTGAAGTTGCGACTGAAAAGTAATGGGAGATACAATTACATACTTTACAGGATATGTTGTAAGTGCATCTTTAGCAGCTGATGTTTTATAATTTACCAATTGATTAGAATACATACTCTCAAAATAAGGAGAATAATTTTTTTTCTTTTCATACATGGTTTTAGTAATATCAGCGTCATTGAAAGTAATTTCAACTTTAATATCGTTATAAATTTTTATAGTATTTGTTACAGGATTATATCTTACAGGTGCAATATCAAGTCTTCCAATTCTTACACCACGCATCGTTCCTATAATATTTACATCAACAAGATCATCACTGTTATACTGGTTTGAAGAATAAGTTACAGGATTATATTCAAAATCAGGAAGTTTTTTATTCAGGTCTTTTGAAACAGGCGGTTGTGAAGGCATTAGCTTTTCGCTGATTCCGTAATCGGATAATTTATATTCAGTTTCTGTATAGTTAACAACTTTTACATTAACCGTAGCTCCAAAAGGAATTTCAATCAATTTTCGCAGCATTGGAAGTTTAGGGTCTCCTATGTGATTTGAATAACCATAATCGGGAATAGAAAGCTCATAGAAAATTCCTTTTTCTGTTTTAACACTTTTATATGTTAATTCAGTAAATGTGTTTGAAAAAGAAAGTTCATTATAATTATTGGCATTGATTTTTAGAGCTGATTTGCCTTCTCTAATTTTAATTTCACCCGCATACATATTAGTACTTAAAAGAAAAAATACAGAAAGAAAACTGATGTAAAAAAATTTTAAAATTATTTTCATTTAATATGTTTTAGTAAAAAATAGCATAAGTGTTTTTATTAATTTATCTAACAAATATACGTAGAAAATTAGTTTTAAAAAAATAAATCTAATAAATATTTAAACTATATCATATATTAAATTTAATATATGATAGCTTTTTATATTAAATATTCGGCGATAAACATAAAAATTATTATGAAAATCTCAAAAACTTCAACTTAAAATAAAGAGAAATATTAAACAGAAAGGTTGTTTTTGCTGAGAATTATTTTTTCAGATTTAATCCTGTTTTTTCAATAATGGAATAAAGGTCATCTTTGCGAATAGGTTTACTCATATAATCATCCATTCCAGCTTCAAGGCATCGTTCCCTGTCCCCTTCAAGTGCATTGGCAGTTAAAGCAATAATTTTAGGTCTGATATGGGCGGGGATTTTATCAACAATTATTTTTGTAGCTTCAAATCCATCAATTACAGGCATCTGAATGTCCATAAAAATAAGGTCGACGGATTCATTTTCAATTATTTCTAATACTTCTTTGCCATTAGTTGCAACCATAGCACTATAGCCAAAGCTTTCTAATATTTTAAGCATAAGCTTACGGTTAATCATATTGTCTTCGGCTATAAGAATTTTAAACGGGTATTTTTCTGAAAGCAATGAACCTTCACGTTTCACCGTATTTTTTTGTTTATCAGTTTCCATGAAAGTAGTATGTTCTTCAGGTAATTCGGTTTTTATTGAAAAGAAGAATGTTGTTCCTGACCCTTTTTTACTTTCGACCCAGATTTTACCACCAAGCAGTTCCGACATTTTTTTACAAATTGCCAGTCCAAGCCCTGTACCCTGATATTTTCGCGTTAAAGGCTCTTGCTCATTTTCCTGTTCATAAGGAGAAAAAAGTTTTTTCTGTAATTCATCAGATATACCTACTCCTGTATCTTTAACCGAAAAAATCAGCTCTACAATATTCAATTGTTTTTTTCCTGTTTCTAATTTCAATTCAATATCACCATGTTCAGTAAATTTTATTGCATTGCTTAATAGGTTCGCAAGAATTTGTTTCAATCGTTTTTTATCGGTAAAAATAAAACCGGGTACACCTTTTTTAATATTGTATGACATCCCGATTTTCTTTTCAAGTGCAGCCGGAGAAAATAATTTTAATGATTCTTCAATGGTTTCTGTAAGGCTAAATGTCGTGTTTTCCAGTTTGAATTTGCCATATTCCAGTTTTGAAAAATCAAGGATATCATTTAATAATAATATCATATTTTCACCACTGATACGTATCATATCAACCAGGTATTTTTGTTTGGAATTAAGGCTGGTTTCGAGCAATAGGTCGGTAACACCAATAACTCCCGACATAGGAGTACGTATTTCGTGGCTGACAAATGCAATAAAATCAGACTTGGAACGATTGGCACGTTCTGCTTCTTCTTTTGCTCTTTTTAATTCTTTTTCAGTATTTTTATATTCTGAAATATCGGCAAATATGCTGAATGCTCCCAGGTACTTATTATTTTTCCCGAAGCGTGGTGTTGCCGTTACCCTTATAACTCTTATAGTTTTATCTTTTCGGGTGATTTCAGTAAGGTAAGTACTTTTTATTCCTTGTTTTCTTTGTTCTGTTTGTTCCAGGCAAACTTTTAATTGTTCATCCGTTGTGAATTCACGAATATTTTTCCCTACTAACTCTCCCTTGTTCAATCCAAAAATATATTCTGCTGCAGGGTTTGCAAAAAGAAAATTTTCTTTTTCATCAACAATACTAATCCCTTCGCTTTGATTTTCGACCATGGTACGGAAAAGACCTTCTCTTTTACCTAGTTCTTCAAAAGATAAATTATCGTTGGTATTTAAGATTTTTAAATCAATATTTGAGTTATTGTTATATTCGTTTTGAAGGGAGTTTAATAAATGAATTGCCTTCTGCTGTTCTTCTACCGGAAAATATTTTTTAATATTTTCTTCAAGATTTTTTATATTTAAAATTTCCATGTTTTGCCAATCGGTCTGATTCGAATGGATAAAATTAAGAAATTTTTCGATAGAATTATTTTTATCAATTGAAAATAAAAATTAATATTGCAAAGTGAATAATATATGAAGACAATTATTGCTATAGCATTTTTGATTTTTTCTTATGTGTTAGGATTTGCACAGGATTCGCTGGTTTTTAAAGGACATTATAGCGGTAAAAATTTGTATGTATTAAATCCTTCGTGCGGTAAAGATACGATATTTACTGTTTCGAAAGTGCTTGTTAACAGGGAACCTACTAAAGATGAAATAAAATCAAATTCTTTTGAAATTGATTTTTCATTGCTGGATTTGAATAATGATGAAAATGTAGAAATAAAAATATTCTATAAAAGCGGATGCAAACCAAAAATAATTAACCCTGAAGTACTTCAATCACTAAGCACATTTTCATTTATGAACACAAAAGCTGATAAAGCCGGAAAAATAACATGGAATGTAAAAGGAGAAGTTTTTAGTGCATTCACTGTTGAACAATTTCGGTGGAATAAGTGGGTAACTGTAGCTGAAATTGAAAATACAGATACGGTAAAGAAAAATAATTATGCTTACGATAGTAAACCTCATTTTGGACTTAATACTTTTCGTATTTCACATACCGACGAAAAAGGAAATATTGTTTATTCAAAACAAATAAAATTTAAAATTCCTACAATTAAAGAAGTTTTTATTTCTGCTCTTAAAGTTACCGATGTAATTACTTTTTCTTCAGAAACAGCTTATGAAATTTTTGATGATAAAGGTAAATTCATTATGGATGGGACAGGTACACAAGTTAATATTTCCGATTTATCAAAAGGAAAATATTCGGTGAATTACGATAATAAAACTGAAATTATTTCAAAGAAATAGTTGAATATACAGTATTCCCCAAATTATTATTTATACCGACAGAAAAGAGTTTTGCAAAAATATTTTTTGTTTTCTGTACGGTATAACTCGTTCTAAACAGTTTTGCCTTTGCAAACCTGATAAGAACGAGTATACTTAGTAAAATCAAAGAATTTAAAATTTTTCTTGTTCTTCAATAGTACGTTTTGAAATTTGCCGAACAGGAAACCACGAGGTAATGATACCAATTACCAGATCGATAATTAATACAAGAATAAAATCATAAGTTCGCATTTCAACTGGATAGTTGGTTATAACAAAGGTACCGTCATCGGGCATTTTTATGAATCCATATTTTTGTTGTAACCAGCAAACCAATACTCCAAAAGCCAATCCCAGCAATGTCCCGAAAAATGTGATCATCATTCCTTCTGTAAAAAATATTTTCCTGATAAGTTTTTTATCGGCACCCAAGCTCCAGAGAATAGTAATATCTTTTTTCTTGTCAAGTATGAGCATCGTAAGTGTTCCAATAATATTGAATGTTGCAACCAATAGTATAAAAGAAAGAATAAGTATAATGGCCCATTTTTCCGATTTCATTATTTTGTATAATAATTCCTGTTGCTGGAAACGGTTTTTAATTACAAATTTATCACCGGAAATTTTTTCAACTTCTTTTTGTATGGTTTCAATATCAGCATTGGGATTTATACCAAGTTCTACAGAGGTAACTTCATTTTTGTAATCCAATAATTTTTGTGCGAAACGCAATGGAATAAGAATATACTTTATATCAAATTCCTGGTTAACAGAAAGAACTCCCGAGGGGAACAACACTTCTGAATTAAATGCCTCAAGAGGGTTTAATAAACTTACATCCCCTCTGCGGGGTACATATATTTCCAAAGGATTAAGATAATCATTCAGTTGCAAACCCAGGTTATATGCCACGCCATTTCCTACTAAAGCATAATTATTACTGTCGTTTTGTAAAACAAATACACCATCGATGATCATAGTATCCAGCCTGCTCATTTTCCCATAGTCAGGGTTGATGCCTTTTATAGTTGCGATAAATTGTTTGTCTTTATACTTTAATAATGCATTTTCTTCAATAACATCGGTAAGGTAAACAACACCGGGAATTTTTTTTATTTTATCTTCAGGCAATGTGGTAACGTCAAAAGTTTTTCCTTCTTTAGGCGTAATCTGAATTTCGGCATTAAAGGTGTTGAACAGTTTAACTACTACCGATTCAAACCCATTGAAAACACTGAGTATTACAATAAGCGCAGTGGTGCCGATAGTAAAACCCAGGACAGAAATACCGGAAATAATATTTATTATGTTATGCGATTTTTTCGAGAACAGGTAACGCTTTGCTATGTATAACGAAGTGTTCAAGATTTTTTGATTGTTATTTTTTTAAAAGGTTCTCTATTTTTTCTATATAATCAAGAGAATCGTCGAGAAAGAAATCCAATTCAGGAATGACACGCACTTGTTTACCTATGCGGATTCCAAGGTTTTTCCTGATTTCTTTTGTGTTTTGTTTTATTTTTTCCAGTATATCTTTTTTATCGATACTTCCTGTTGAAAAAATACTTAAATATGTTTTAGCAACACCAAGGTCGGGTGATACGCGAACCTGTGTTACAGTGATCATTGCATTGGCATACATGCCGCGGCTTTCGACCTGGAAAATATTACTCAGGTCTTTTTGAATAAGTCTTGAAACTTTTTGTTGTCGTGTGCTGTCCATAATAGGCAAAGGTAATATTTATATATTAAATAGATAATATATAATATCAAATTGAAAATTGTGATTCTATTTATTGATTGTAACGACTATAAAAATTTATCTTTGTATCAAAATTATTTTTTCGATGAATTTTTTTTCAAAAATATTCAGCTATTTACTTTTTGGGTTGCTGCTTTTATTTTCATTACTGCCTTTTTGGTTGCTTTATATTTTATCGGACGCACTTGCTTTTATATTGTATGGTGTTTTGAAGTACAGAAAAAAAGTAGTATACAAAAACCTTGCAGGAAGCCTTAACCCGGATATTGACATAAATAAAACCGCGAAAAAATTTTATCGTTTTTTAGCCGATGTTTTTTTAGAATCAATCAAATGTTTTACCATTCGTAAAAAAAATCTTTTAAAAAGAATTACTTGCGACAATCCTGAAATAATGGAACAGTATGCAAAAGAAAACCGCAGTGTAATTTTCATGTCGGCACATTACGGAAATTGGGAATATTTGATTTATGCGATGAATATTTTTTTTCCTCACCTTGCCATTGGCGTTGGGAAACCCTTGACAAACCAGGTGATGAATAAACTTACCAATGATAGAAGAAGCCGATTTGGAATGAAAATTATCAATGCGCTGAATATAAAAGAAGAATTTGCAAAAGATAAAGATACATTAACAGCAAGTTTATTTTTATCCGACCAATATCCGGGAGGCAAGAACAAAGGGTTTCCAAAAATATTTCTGAATAAAGAAACTGAATTTTTATATGGTGCCGAAAAATATGCGAAGGATTATAATTATCCTGTAGTTTATGCAGATGTGGAAAGATTAAAACGCGGTCGATATAAAATTCATTTAATAAAAATTACCGATGAACCAAAGCAAACGGCTTACGGTGAAATTATGAATTCATATATTTCTCTCCTTGAAAAAACCATTCAGCGTGCGCCCGAATACTGGCTTTGGTCGCATAAACGCTGGAAACATATTGATGGATTTTATAACTAATAAAAAAATATTTCAAATAAATATTCTTAAAATTAGCCAACCCTAAGGTTAAAACTTTCGTCTTCCTAAAAAACGATACTAACCTGTTATTTAAAAACTATTTTTCAAAACCTGATATTTATGAAAAAACTATTTGTTTTAATATATTGTTTTGCATTTGCATTATATATAAATGAAAGCAAGGCACAATGTGTAAATGCCGATTTTTCACTAGGTGATTTTACAAACTGGACAGGTTCAACTGGAGAAAATATTTCTGGAGTATATAGTAATTTAGTAGCTGGCATTGTTGCAGGTACAATAAATTCTCTTCCATCAACTCCGGGAAGACAAACAATTATAAATGCTCCAGGAACAGATCCGAATACTCAAAATCTTTTAAGTGTTTTACCTCCTGCATGGTATTCTTGTCGTTTAGGGAACGATTTATGTTCACAATGTGTTGGAGGAAATCCGCAGGTGGAAAGATTGCAATATACTTATAATGTAAATTCATCAAACAGTATTTTTACATATCAATATGCTTTGGTTTTTCAGTTACCTTCCGATTTGAACCATGACAGTACAGGTATGCCAAAATTTACTGTTGAAGTTTTGAATCAATCAGGAAATTTGATTGATTCCGTTTGCGGGCATTATGAAATTTCAGCTGCTGGAACACTTCAGGGATTTCAGAAATGTAAATCGCTTTCAACAGTTTGCTCTCCTAACGATAGTGTTGCATGGAAAGACTGGACAATGCAAAGTTTTGATTTATCAGATTATATTAATCAAAATGTAACTATACAGTTTACAACATATGATTGTGCTCAGGGAGAGCATTTTGGTTATGCATACATTTCCTGCTATTGTGGTTCATTAGAATTAGTACAACAAAATTGCGGTTCTTCTGATATTGTTACCGCTCCTGCTGGATTTACCAATTATATCTGGTCATACGAAGGAACAACTATTAATACTGTGACAAATACGATAACATTAGATTCTGTAGTAAATGGAACTATTATTTCTTGTGAAATGATTCCGGTAACAGGACTATTATGTACAGATACACTTTCTCTCATTTTAATTATAGATAATCCAATTATTACATTTACTCCGTCTGCGCCAATAATTTGTTTAGGAGAATCGGTAACAATCAACGCATCAGGAGGAGGTGCTTATGTATGGAGTACAGGTGTTTCGGGATTATCCATAACAGTAAGCCCTGCAAGCAATACTATTTATACTGTTACGACTACTACCCCTTTAGGTTGCACCAGCTCTGCTGATATTATTGTAATAGTAAATCCGTTACCATCTGGTGTTATTTCTTCAACACCGGCAAATTGTGGGATTAATAATGGGACAATTACAATAACTCCAAATGTTGGAACAGCGCCATTTACATATACATGGAGTACAAATCCAACTCAAACAACACAAACTGCAGCAGGACTTGTTAACGGTATATATACTGTAACAATAACAGATGCAAATGGTTGTTCTTCTTCTATATCTGGCGTGGTTTATGGAATTTCGCAACAAGAAATGCAGCTTACTTGTAGTGTAGATTCTGTTTCCTGTTTTGGCGGAAATGATGGAAGCATTGCTGTTACCGCATGTGGAGGAACACTCCCATATACATATCAATGGAATACGGTTCCAGTACAAACCACTTCTATTGCTGATAATCTGCCTGCGGGTATATATACTGTAACAGTTACTGATTTTAATGATTCTACAAAAACTGCAACAATTAATCTTTTTCAACCTTCCCAATTACAGCTTACGGTTAGTGCTGATTCTGTTACATGTTATGGGCAAAGTGATGGAAGTGCTACTGTTGTTGTTAATGGAGGGACTCCTCCTTATAATTTTATATGGAACACATCTCCACCACAAATAGCAACAACTGCAACCGGGGTATCTGCGGGATCATATACAGTTACAGTAACTGATAATAATGGATGTATGGCAAATGCAACTGTTGTTGTTTGTCAACCAACAATGCTTTACGTTTCTCTTATTAGTGAAAATGTGCAATGCGATAGTGTATGCAATGGTATAGTAAATGCTATAGTTGCAGGTGGAACTCCTCCTTATAATTATAATTGGAGTAATAGTGTTTCAAGTGCGAGTATTGCAGGTTTATGTCCGGGTTCGTACACCATTACAGTTACTGATGCTAATGGTTGTTCCTATGTTGATAGCACTACCGTTGGTACAAGTAA
This Bacteroidales bacterium DNA region includes the following protein-coding sequences:
- a CDS encoding C25 family cysteine peptidase; the protein is MKIILKFFYISFLSVFFLLSTNMYAGEIKIREGKSALKINANNYNELSFSNTFTELTYKSVKTEKGIFYELSIPDYGYSNHIGDPKLPMLRKLIEIPFGATVNVKVVNYTETEYKLSDYGISEKLMPSQPPVSKDLNKKLPDFEYNPVTYSSNQYNSDDLVDVNIIGTMRGVRIGRLDIAPVRYNPVTNTIKIYNDIKVEITFNDADITKTMYEKKKNYSPYFESMYSNQLVNYKTSAAKDALTTYPVKYVIVSPITFQSQLQPFIQWKTKKGFKVIEAYTNDSQVGTTTTSIKNYLKNLYDNATPSDPAPSFVLLVGDVAEIPSFSGNTGSHVSDLYYCEYTGDYLPEIYYGRFSASTTVQLQPQIDKTLEYEQYLMPDPSYLGKCVMIAGQDATYGPLHGDGQINYGTSTYFNIAHGLTSSTYLYSVSGSSATTIRQNISDGVCYANYTAHGSSDGWYDPQFSISQIASLANAHKYPLMVGNCCLTNTFDGDCFGEELLRASNKGAVGYIGGSNTTTWDEDFWWGTGYKTVVVNPTYSATSLGAYDRTFHDHSEARSEWYASQDQMVFAGNLAVTQSGSSEAEYYWEIYHLMGDPSLMIYFGVPAQLDASYTPLIPLGSSSFTVNTEPWAYVAVSMANVLHGAALADSNGVATINIDPFTIPGKAYIVATKQNRAPFIDSLDVASPTGPYVIYTSNTLHDATGNNNGLADFGENITLDITLQNVGQAIASNVTAKLRTNDTYITITDSTATWGTITNGLSSTQNNAFAFTVANYVPDQHIVHFTIVVTDGSNTWNVSFNVVLNAPLLSIGDITIDDNATGNGNGRLDIGENANIIISSTNIGHSDAINSFSNLSLSEGDATIINANTNLGTLNAISGASNATFNITVNPTAVNGSILSLNNTLTSGLYSAQKPFNLMIGIVDEDWETGDITKFDWEQSTYPWVILNTLPYEGIYSAKSGTIPNQENSDISITFNVLADDSISFYAKVSSESNYDFLKFYINDVEAGSWSGEMGWTRQVFPVTPGTTTFKWSYIKDYSMSNGDDCAWIDYILFPPIAISSLSINDVNIGNNAMTCFPNPFTYSTTINYSIEKTSNVKIKVFDTFGQEIETLANDLNKPAGNYSLTFNAEKYKAGIYHCILTTNDKTITRKLILK
- a CDS encoding ATP-binding protein encodes the protein MEILNIKNLEENIKKYFPVEEQQKAIHLLNSLQNEYNNNSNIDLKILNTNDNLSFEELGKREGLFRTMVENQSEGISIVDEKENFLFANPAAEYIFGLNKGELVGKNIREFTTDEQLKVCLEQTEQRKQGIKSTYLTEITRKDKTIRVIRVTATPRFGKNNKYLGAFSIFADISEYKNTEKELKRAKEEAERANRSKSDFIAFVSHEIRTPMSGVIGVTDLLLETSLNSKQKYLVDMIRISGENMILLLNDILDFSKLEYGKFKLENTTFSLTETIEESLKLFSPAALEKKIGMSYNIKKGVPGFIFTDKKRLKQILANLLSNAIKFTEHGDIELKLETGKKQLNIVELIFSVKDTGVGISDELQKKLFSPYEQENEQEPLTRKYQGTGLGLAICKKMSELLGGKIWVESKKGSGTTFFFSIKTELPEEHTTFMETDKQKNTVKREGSLLSEKYPFKILIAEDNMINRKLMLKILESFGYSAMVATNGKEVLEIIENESVDLIFMDIQMPVIDGFEATKIIVDKIPAHIRPKIIALTANALEGDRERCLEAGMDDYMSKPIRKDDLYSIIEKTGLNLKK
- a CDS encoding FtsX-like permease family protein, translated to MNTSLYIAKRYLFSKKSHNIINIISGISVLGFTIGTTALIVILSVFNGFESVVVKLFNTFNAEIQITPKEGKTFDVTTLPEDKIKKIPGVVYLTDVIEENALLKYKDKQFIATIKGINPDYGKMSRLDTMIIDGVFVLQNDSNNYALVGNGVAYNLGLQLNDYLNPLEIYVPRRGDVSLLNPLEAFNSEVLFPSGVLSVNQEFDIKYILIPLRFAQKLLDYKNEVTSVELGINPNADIETIQKEVEKISGDKFVIKNRFQQQELLYKIMKSEKWAIILILSFILLVATFNIIGTLTMLILDKKKDITILWSLGADKKLIRKIFFTEGMMITFFGTLLGLAFGVLVCWLQQKYGFIKMPDDGTFVITNYPVEMRTYDFILVLIIDLVIGIITSWFPVRQISKRTIEEQEKF
- the rbfA gene encoding 30S ribosome-binding factor RbfA, which encodes MDSTRQQKVSRLIQKDLSNIFQVESRGMYANAMITVTQVRVSPDLGVAKTYLSIFSTGSIDKKDILEKIKQNTKEIRKNLGIRIGKQVRVIPELDFFLDDSLDYIEKIENLLKK
- a CDS encoding lysophospholipid acyltransferase family protein, whose protein sequence is MNFFSKIFSYLLFGLLLLFSLLPFWLLYILSDALAFILYGVLKYRKKVVYKNLAGSLNPDIDINKTAKKFYRFLADVFLESIKCFTIRKKNLLKRITCDNPEIMEQYAKENRSVIFMSAHYGNWEYLIYAMNIFFPHLAIGVGKPLTNQVMNKLTNDRRSRFGMKIINALNIKEEFAKDKDTLTASLFLSDQYPGGKNKGFPKIFLNKETEFLYGAEKYAKDYNYPVVYADVERLKRGRYKIHLIKITDEPKQTAYGEIMNSYISLLEKTIQRAPEYWLWSHKRWKHIDGFYN
- a CDS encoding PKD domain-containing protein, producing the protein MKKLFVLIYCFAFALYINESKAQCVNADFSLGDFTNWTGSTGENISGVYSNLVAGIVAGTINSLPSTPGRQTIINAPGTDPNTQNLLSVLPPAWYSCRLGNDLCSQCVGGNPQVERLQYTYNVNSSNSIFTYQYALVFQLPSDLNHDSTGMPKFTVEVLNQSGNLIDSVCGHYEISAAGTLQGFQKCKSLSTVCSPNDSVAWKDWTMQSFDLSDYINQNVTIQFTTYDCAQGEHFGYAYISCYCGSLELVQQNCGSSDIVTAPAGFTNYIWSYEGTTINTVTNTITLDSVVNGTIISCEMIPVTGLLCTDTLSLILIIDNPIITFTPSAPIICLGESVTINASGGGAYVWSTGVSGLSITVSPASNTIYTVTTTTPLGCTSSADIIVIVNPLPSGVISSTPANCGINNGTITITPNVGTAPFTYTWSTNPTQTTQTAAGLVNGIYTVTITDANGCSSSISGVVYGISQQEMQLTCSVDSVSCFGGNDGSIAVTACGGTLPYTYQWNTVPVQTTSIADNLPAGIYTVTVTDFNDSTKTATINLFQPSQLQLTVSADSVTCYGQSDGSATVVVNGGTPPYNFIWNTSPPQIATTATGVSAGSYTVTVTDNNGCMANATVVVCQPTMLYVSLISENVQCDSVCNGIVNAIVAGGTPPYNYNWSNSVSSASIAGLCPGSYTITVTDANGCSYVDSTTVGTSNHVEASFYATPASGNIPLNVSFYFMGSVSSSNTYYWDFGDGNTSNIANPSHTYTVADNYKVELTVSNGNCSSTYHIFIDAGNTSCYAMYSIYPDTATLHHYYIVNMTNGVQPIKYLWSWGDGTHDTIPYPSHTYNAAGNYLICLAITDSNGCTSTYCDSSIINKSINTIISVDVIPSDNSGIIEHEIFDTFNIFPNPAKDKIEILLSENLILRNNKIEIYDVVGNLTLCKRLEGKNTIINIANLTKGLYYVKLSSEKGIIVKKFIKE